One Rouxiella sp. S1S-2 genomic window, GGCAGACTCCTCCTCGGTGCTGCCGATTGGGGTCAGCAAGGCGCTGGCTCGTACGCTGGTTGACGTTAATAAAGCCAGAACCCTCTCCCAGCGGCTGTCGTTGTTTAGCAAACTAAAACTACGTGACCTGTTGCCGGTGCCGCCCGCAGTGGCTGAATATTCCACCGGGCTGCGCATGGGTGACACCGCAGAGCAAATGGCAAAATCACACGGCATCACTCGCTTACAGCAGGATGAGCTGGCACATCGCTCGCATCAGTTGGCGGCGAAAGCCTGGGAAGACGGGCTACTGGACAGCCAGGTGATGGCCGCACACGTTCCGCCGTACAAAGACGTGCTGCAAAAAGACAACAACATCCGGTTTAATTCCAGCATTGAACAGTATGCAAAATTACGTCCGGCATTTGACCGCAAACATGGCACGGTGACGGCAGCGACCAGTACGCCGCTCACCGACGGCGCGGCGGCGGTGCTGATGATGAGTGAGTCGAGGGCGCAGGCATTGGGGCTGCGTCCGCTGGGGTATTTACGCAGTTTTGCCTTCGCGGCTATCGATGTTTGGGAAGATATGCTGCTCGGGCCGGCCTATGCGACGCCGTTGGCGTTAGATCGTGCGGGGTTAACCCTCCAAGATATTGATTTAATTGACATGCATGAAGCTTTTGCCGCGCAAACGCTGGCCAATATAAAAATGTTTTCCAGCCAACAGTTTGCTAAGGAAAAGCTTGGCCGAGAGCAGGCGATAGGCGAAATAGATTGGAATAGATTTAACGTATTGGGTGGATCGCTGGCCTATGGCCATCCTTTTGCGGCAACCGGTGCGCGAATGATAACTCAAACCCTGCATGAGCTGCGCCGCCGCGGCGGTAAATTGGGCTTAACCACCGCCTGTGCCGCCGGTGGACTGGGTGCCGCAATGATTCTGGAGGTGGCCGAATGAGCCAGAAACCGCTGATCTTCCCCGTTGAAAAGTTGGAAACCGCCACACCTTCGGCTTTCACGCTGCACTTTACCGAAGACGACATCGGCATTATTACTATCGACG contains:
- the fadI gene encoding acetyl-CoA C-acyltransferase FadI, whose translation is MNKAIPLVTREGSRIAIVDGLRTPFAKQATAFHGVPAVDLGKMVVSELLAKSGIDSAIIDQLVFGQVVQMPEAPNIAREIVLGTGMSVSTDAYSVSRACATSFQAVANVAESIMAGTISIGIAGGADSSSVLPIGVSKALARTLVDVNKARTLSQRLSLFSKLKLRDLLPVPPAVAEYSTGLRMGDTAEQMAKSHGITRLQQDELAHRSHQLAAKAWEDGLLDSQVMAAHVPPYKDVLQKDNNIRFNSSIEQYAKLRPAFDRKHGTVTAATSTPLTDGAAAVLMMSESRAQALGLRPLGYLRSFAFAAIDVWEDMLLGPAYATPLALDRAGLTLQDIDLIDMHEAFAAQTLANIKMFSSQQFAKEKLGREQAIGEIDWNRFNVLGGSLAYGHPFAATGARMITQTLHELRRRGGKLGLTTACAAGGLGAAMILEVAE